From Curtobacterium sp. MCBA15_012:
CCCTCCACCTGGTCGGTGGTCGCGCCCAGGGCCTCGTCCACGGCCGCGATCCGCGCTGCGCCCGCCATGAGGCGCCAGTGCACCGCGCGGGTGCGCGGGTCCCGCAGCAGGTCCCACGCCGCGGTGTACTCGGCGGCCGCGCGCTCGGGGCGTCCCTCGTACCGGGCGCACTCGGCACCGATCGCGCGGGCGAGCACGCCCACCTGGACCGTGCCGTCGGCCGGACCGCCGCGCATCGTCACCGGGCGGAGGCGCAGGTCCTCGGCGATGGCGCGCGCCCGGACGAGGTCGCCCGTCGCCGCCGCGGCCAGGCCGACCGTCCAGCTGATCTCGTACAGGTCGTCGTCGGCGCCGAACCGTTCGAGCAGCTCCTGCGCCGACGCGGCCGTCTCGAGTGCCTCGCGGTACCGGCCGCCCTGCGCGTGCAGCTGGGTCAGGGTGACGGCGACGGAACCGGCCGTCCAGGCGTCGCCGGAGACCGCGGCGAGGTCCCGCGCGCGCTGGGCGTACCGGAGCGCGGCCGCGGGGTCGCCGGCGTTCTCGGCGAGCGGCGCGCTGAGCATCGCCCCGAAGCAGGCGACGCCCGGGTCCGGGTCGGCCCGCATCCGTCCGAGCAGCGCCGCTCCGGCCCGTTCCCCGCCGAGCACGAGCAGCAGGTCGCACTGCGCGTCGACCACGGGGTGCCCGGTGCCGCCGTCCCGTCGCATGCGCCGCAGCACCGAGCGGGCGCGGGCGGTGGTCCGGATGTCGGTGAAGGCCGCCGACGCCCCGCACAGCACGAGCGACACGACCGTCGCGGTGCGGTCGTCGGGGGCGACCGGCGCGGACCGGAGGGCGGCGATCACGTCGTGGGCGACGGCCACGACCTCGCCGTGGGTGCCGCGCAGGGTCCAGTAGCCGCCGAGTGCGGCGAAGACGTGCGCGACGGTCGGCCCGTCCTCGTCGCGCACCGCCCAGCGCAGCAGGGTGACGAGCGTCTCGGCCTCCCGGCGCACCACGCCGAACGCCGCGAGCTGCGCGGGCCCGGTGAGGGCGAACAGGTTGCACGTGGCCGACAGCTCCCGGCCCCACGTGGTCATCGCCGCCCGCACCTGCCCGGTCGTGCCGCGCTCGTCGAGGCGGTCCGCCCCGAACTCGCGCACGGTCTCGAGCAGTCGGTAGCGCACCGGTTCGCCCGGCGTCTCGACGAGCTGCACGAGGGACTGCTCGACGAGCTCCGCGAGGTCGTCCGACGCGTCGGCCCGACGGTCGGGTACCGCGACGGCCTCGACCGCACCGTCGGGGACGCCGTCGGGGAACAGCGCGAGCCGCGTGAGGAGGTCCTGCGCCCCGGCGTCGAGCAGCCGCCAGCTCCACTCGATCACCGCGAGCAGCGTCCGGTGCCGCTCCGGGGCGCTCCGGTCCCCGCTGCGGAGCAGGGCGAACCGGTCGTCCAGGCGCCGCTCCACCTCGTCGACGCTCATCCCGCGGACCCGCGCGGCGGCGAGCTCGATCGCGAGCGGCGACCCGTCGAGCCGGGTGCAGATGCGGCGGACCGTGTCGACCGGCAGCACCGCGCCGGGGCGGGCCGCTCGTGCACGGTCGGTGAACAGCCGGACCGCGGCACCGTCCGCCTCGACCGGCAGGGGCGCGAGCGGTGCCACGACCTCGCCGCCGATCGCGAGCGGCGCCCGCGAGGTCGCGAGCACCCGCAGCCCGGGCACCGCGGCGAGCAGGTCGGCGGTGAACGGCGCGACCCGGTCGAGCAGGTGTTCGCAGTTGTCCAGCACGAGCACGGTCGGGGCCTCGTCGAGCACCCGGGTGACGCGGCCCCACAGGTCCGTGACCACGGCGTCGCGGAGGGACCGCGCCGACCGCACCTCGGCGACCCCGAGGAGTGCCGCGAGTGCCGGCAGCAGGTCGTCGGCGTCGGTGAGCGGTGCGAGCTCGCACACCACGACCGCCGTGGTCTCCGGCAGGCCGGCGGCGACCGCCTGCGCGAGCCGGGTCTTGCCGAGCCCGCCCGGCCCGAGCACGGTGACGAGTCGCCCCCGACCGAGCTCGGCGGTCACGGTCGCGACGTCGTGTGCGCGGCCGACGAGCTCGTTCGGCGCCGCACGCAGCCCGATGCGTCGGACGGTGCCGGTCGGGGCGGCGGGACCGCGCAGGAGTGCGGCGTGCAGGGCGACGAGCTCCGCGGACGGGTCGGCACCGAGCGCGTCGGCGAGCCGCCCACGGTGCGCCGCGAACACCGCGAGCGCCTCGGCCGGACGACCGTCCGCCGCGAGGGCGCCCATCGCACCGGCCGCGGCCACGTCGTCGTAGGGCGCCGCGGCGGACTCGTCGGTCCAGACCGCGGCGGCGGCCGTCGTGTCGCCGGACTCGAGCAGCAGGACACCCAGGCGTCGACGGAGGGCGTGCCGAGCCGCAGCCGCGCGGGCCGCCAACGCCGTGCCGAGCTCGCCCTCGACGTCGTCGCCCGGTGCCCCGGTCCACCGGTCGAGCGCGGCCCGGACGGTCTCGAGGTCGGTCGCGTCCACGGCGCGCTCGGCAGCGTCGAGGTCGACGGTGTCCTGGCCGGGTGCGAGCGCGTAGCCGGTGGTGGTGGAGACGACGAGCCCCTCGGCCGTGCTCCGTCGCAGGCGGGACACCATGGTCTGCAGGGCCGCTCGCGCTCCCCGGGGGCGGTCGTCACCCCAGAGCGCGTCGATCAGCGAGTCGGTCCCGACCGCGTGGCCCTCGGCGAGCACGAGCGCGACGAGGAACGACCGGGCGAGGGCACCCGTGACGGGCACGCTCCCGCCGTCCGGCCCCGCGACGGTCACCGGTCCGAGGACGGCGACACGGGACGCGACGGGCACGCGCCGATCCTACCGACGCCGTGCGACGGCCCCGGGCGGCGACGCGTCCGGGGTCAGCGCTTCTCGCCGAACGGCCCCGTCTTCGTGTCGACGTCCTGGGTCGCCCGCTTCTCCGACTCCAGGATCCCCCGCAGGGCGACGATCGCGCTCGCGGTGACGGCCACGCTCGACGGGTTCTCCCGGCTGGCGTCGAGGGCGCGCTCGAG
This genomic window contains:
- a CDS encoding BTAD domain-containing putative transcriptional regulator, which produces MPVASRVAVLGPVTVAGPDGGSVPVTGALARSFLVALVLAEGHAVGTDSLIDALWGDDRPRGARAALQTMVSRLRRSTAEGLVVSTTTGYALAPGQDTVDLDAAERAVDATDLETVRAALDRWTGAPGDDVEGELGTALAARAAAARHALRRRLGVLLLESGDTTAAAAVWTDESAAAPYDDVAAAGAMGALAADGRPAEALAVFAAHRGRLADALGADPSAELVALHAALLRGPAAPTGTVRRIGLRAAPNELVGRAHDVATVTAELGRGRLVTVLGPGGLGKTRLAQAVAAGLPETTAVVVCELAPLTDADDLLPALAALLGVAEVRSARSLRDAVVTDLWGRVTRVLDEAPTVLVLDNCEHLLDRVAPFTADLLAAVPGLRVLATSRAPLAIGGEVVAPLAPLPVEADGAAVRLFTDRARAARPGAVLPVDTVRRICTRLDGSPLAIELAAARVRGMSVDEVERRLDDRFALLRSGDRSAPERHRTLLAVIEWSWRLLDAGAQDLLTRLALFPDGVPDGAVEAVAVPDRRADASDDLAELVEQSLVQLVETPGEPVRYRLLETVREFGADRLDERGTTGQVRAAMTTWGRELSATCNLFALTGPAQLAAFGVVRREAETLVTLLRWAVRDEDGPTVAHVFAALGGYWTLRGTHGEVVAVAHDVIAALRSAPVAPDDRTATVVSLVLCGASAAFTDIRTTARARSVLRRMRRDGGTGHPVVDAQCDLLLVLGGERAGAALLGRMRADPDPGVACFGAMLSAPLAENAGDPAAALRYAQRARDLAAVSGDAWTAGSVAVTLTQLHAQGGRYREALETAASAQELLERFGADDDLYEISWTVGLAAAATGDLVRARAIAEDLRLRPVTMRGGPADGTVQVGVLARAIGAECARYEGRPERAAAEYTAAWDLLRDPRTRAVHWRLMAGAARIAAVDEALGATTDQVEGPGGGGVRLPAAERDVARRLRTGALVQLRLGSTWLDLPVVGTALLGLAVALVRDGQPDAAVRCWALATRVGTRQDYAVLAHARIRPLLAAAAGERALAAAEAEAADASAADHDPLAHDWGRARVVTRTRALLEGVRIAPTA